The following proteins are co-located in the Tripterygium wilfordii isolate XIE 37 chromosome 2, ASM1340144v1, whole genome shotgun sequence genome:
- the LOC120010940 gene encoding serine carboxypeptidase 1-like has protein sequence MMKLTLKLSTWLLCYSCLAAFLICCEANQGETLYKFLESKRSEYPPLAHPWQELHAAKNYSNVYIGPQEGLMQLDKIYALPGQPIGVDFEQYAGYVTVDPQAGRSLFYYFAESPQNSSTKPLVLWLNGGPGCSSFGLGAMTELGPFRVNSDGKTLFRNDYAWNNVANVIFLESPAGVGFSYSNTPSDYNSTGDKSTAYDAYTFLVNWLERFPQYKTRDFYITGESYAGHYVPQLAYTILLNNKNTQRTVINVKGIAIGNAWIVDDTDSKGLFDHWWTHALISDQTIEAIHQYCDFAKEVYSNECMYYTEKASNETGDIDIYNIYAPLCLKPSSKKGSTGSVHDNDPCSDFYVESYLNTPEVQMALHTNKIIWSGCSRKITKWIDSPTTILPIIKNLMTDGMRVWIYSGDLDARVPITSSRYSIDSLNLPIKIAWHPWNINNKVGGYVVAYEGLTLATVRGAGHMVPRDQPERALTMFSSFLEGSLPPSAP, from the exons ATGATGAAGCTAACCCTTAAACTTTCAACATGGCTACTCTGCTATTCCTGCCTTGCAGCTTTTCTTATATGTTGTGAAGCCAACCAGGGTGAGACGCTATACAAATTTCTGGAATCCAAAAGATCAGAATATCCGCCTCTTGCACATCCTTGGCAAGAGTTACATGCCGCAAAAAACTACTCCAATGTGTACATTGGCcctcaagaaggcttgatgcaattggacaagatttatgCGTTGCCTGGGCAACCAATTGGTGTGGATTTTGAGCAGTATGCAGGCTATGTCACAGTAGATCCACAAGCAGGCAGATCACTTTTTTATTACTTTGCTGAGTCCCCACAAAACTCTTCGACGAAGCCATTGGTTTTGTGGTTAAATGGAG GACCTGGATGTTCTTCATTTGGGCTTGGAGCAATGACTGAACTAGGGCCTTTCAGAGTAAACAGTGACGGCAAAACATTGTTCCGCAACGACTATGCATGGAACAATG TGGCAAATGTAATATTCTTGGAATCACCAGCAGGGGTAGGCTTTTCTTATTCAAATACACCATCTGATTATAACAGCACCGGAGATAAAAGTACCGCATATGATGCCTACACCTTTCTTGTCAACTGGCTTGAAAGGTTCCCACAATACAAAACCCGAGATTTTTACATAACAGGAGAAAGCTACGCTGGTCATTATGTGCCTCAGCTTGCGTATACCATTCTGctcaacaacaaaaacacacaacGAACTGTCATTAATGTCAAAGGCATTGCT ATTGGAAATGCATGGATTGTTGATGATACGGACAGCAAGGGGCTCTTTGATCATTGGTGGACACATGCCTTGATCTCAGATCAAACCATTGAAGCCATCCACCAGTATTGTGATTTTGCGAAAGAAGTATATTCAAATGAATGTATGTACTATACAGAAAAGGCCTCAAATGAGACGGGAGACATTGATATTTACAATATCTATGCTCCACTTTGCCTTAAACCTTCATCGAAGAAAGGCTCAACCGGTTCT gTCCATGATAATGATCCTTGTTCAGACTTCTACGTCGAGTCTTATTTGAACACTCCAGAGGTGCAAATGGCACTCCATACAAATAAGATAATATGGAGCGGCTGCAG TAGAAAAATCACGAAATGGATTGATAGCCCAACAACTATCCTACCCATCATCAAGAACCTCATGACGGATGGCATGAGAGTGTGGATATACAG CGGAGATCTAGATGCTCGTGTGCCAATTACATCATCCAGGTATTCAATAGACAGCCTCAATCTTCCTATCAAGATTGCTTGGCATCCATGGAACATCAATAACAAG GTTGGAGGGTATGTAGTTGCATATGAAGGGTTGACATTAGCTACAGTTAGAGGAGCAGGGCACATGGTTCCAAGAGATCAACCGGAACGTGCACTCACCATGTTTTCATCATTCCTTGAAGGAAGTCTCCCTCCTTCTGCACCATGA